The Streptococcus oralis DNA window TGATAAAGATTCATGCTGATTTCTTTTAAATTTTCAATAAAGTCATCAAGCAGACCTGGTTCAATGTTCTCTAGGGGAGAAGGAAGCTCCTTCTTGTTTTCAAACTCAAAAGCTTCTTTTGCAGTTACACCTATTGCATAACTGATGTTGTCCCACAAAAGAGTATTCGCTTCATTTTCATCCAGTTGCATGTAGATAAAAATTCCACTGAAGTCTGTCCCATCATCTAATAAACGATAAAGTTCCTCTCCCCTTTTATCTCTATTCTCCAAAAAATTCCAACATGCATCCAAGGCGGTTCGAATGTGTGAAATATATTGCGTTTCCATACGATTCGCAATTGCCTCAGTAAAAATCAACATAAAATAACTAGTCTGCATATCCTCTCCTAATCTATACTTGAACGAAATAGCCTATCTATTCTCATCTGATAAAAATAGTGGACCAAAGTAGTTTTTAACGAGTTCGTCCTTTAAATATCCTTCTATTTCAGTTTCAGATATTTGTGAAATGAGTTCCCTATTTTCAGATAGGATTTGTTTGTAACTTAAGGCAAGAGCAGCCAGTGTGTCCTCGTCGACACTTTCAATCGTTTGTGGCAGGTAGACTTCCTCCGAAGCCATATAAGAATAATGACAAATCAGGACAAAGAAATTAGCGATACAGTTCCAAACTAGTGGATTAGTTTTCTTATCTAGCATCTGAAATGTCAAGATATCCTGCTCATCCATATTTTCCAATCGATTGTATAAATCATATGGACAAAACCCACTCTCTTTATCAAGCTCCTGTTTTGAAAGTTTTAAGGAATCAAGGACAAACTCCTTATATTCTTTCTCACTGATAAAATCTACAAGACCGTATATCAACTCCTGTAGAAAGAGCAACAAATTTTTATTATCTTTCATTGATTTTCCTTTTATTACTAAAAACTAACTTGGTGATCCACTGAAAAACGTGGCCATCACTCTTCCTCTTCAAACATCAGAGCATCCAGTTCTTCTCTCTCTGCCGCAATCTCTTCAAAAGTAGAAATAAGATTATTTACTATTTCTAAGGTGATAATACCAGTCGAATCCCTCATCGTAACCTTGGTCCCAATAGCACTCAACTCACGGATGAGTTCTCTAACCTTTTTCAATTCATCCAAATCTAACATGTCTACTTCTATCACCGTGTCATGATCTTTGATTCTGGATTGGATTAAAGAAAAAGGCAAGGATGAATGG harbors:
- a CDS encoding 50S ribosomal protein L7/L12, which translates into the protein MMLAICIDSIDDKTGTYKLLRNHSSLPFSLIQSRIKDHDTVIEVDMLDLDELKKVRELIRELSAIGTKVTMRDSTGIITLEIVNNLISTFEEIAAEREELDALMFEEEE
- a CDS encoding Imm6 family immunity protein produces the protein MQTSYFMLIFTEAIANRMETQYISHIRTALDACWNFLENRDKRGEELYRLLDDGTDFSGIFIYMQLDENEANTLLWDNISYAIGVTAKEAFEFENKKELPSPLENIEPGLLDDFIENLKEISMNLYHHVEAVKLFIKRNPYPSRKSALKELDKMSIL
- a CDS encoding Imm6 family immunity protein; translated protein: MKDNKNLLLFLQELIYGLVDFISEKEYKEFVLDSLKLSKQELDKESGFCPYDLYNRLENMDEQDILTFQMLDKKTNPLVWNCIANFFVLICHYSYMASEEVYLPQTIESVDEDTLAALALSYKQILSENRELISQISETEIEGYLKDELVKNYFGPLFLSDENR